One genomic window of Arachis stenosperma cultivar V10309 chromosome 10, arast.V10309.gnm1.PFL2, whole genome shotgun sequence includes the following:
- the LOC130956548 gene encoding mediator of RNA polymerase II transcription subunit 16-like isoform X5 translates to MSGDKILQLLQSGYQGCLWWLSSKSSGAANSKSIFEEKFLSQQSQTSARWPNFLCVCSVFSSGSVQLHWSPWPHCQNTAPARWFCTSKGLLGCGPSGIMDADAIITDSGAMHVAGVPIVNPSTVVVWEVMPGPGNGFQATPKTSINNCAPPLSPPNWSGFAPLAAYLFSWQDYLISEEKRGKKLTDQNIGDSIPLHCSPVSNFSAYVSPEAAAQSSAATTWGSGVTAVAFDPTRGGSVIAVVIIEGQYMSPYDPDEGPSVTGWRVQRWESSLQHVVLHPIFGNPTSSMGGQPPMQTVWQSKVDLSIPPTNDFKNHRTHAVGMKTNVQKVSESSFKGVTFDPFDLPSDVRTLARVVYAAHGGEIAIAFLRGGVHIFSGPNFAPVDNFQITVGSAIAAPAFSSTSCCLASVWHDTCKDQTILKIIRVLPPAIPTSQVKANSSTWERAIAERFWWSLLVGVDWWDAVGCTQSAAEDGIVSLNSIIAVLDADFHSLPSAQHRQQYCPSLDRIKCRLLEGANAQEVRAMVLDMQARLLLDMLGKGIESALIDPSVLVPDPWQVSSDTLSRIDAQAVSVEPALMPSIQAYVDSVLDLASHFITRLRRYASFCRTLATHAVTAGTASNRNIVPSPAAQSSATAAPSQGAQNGTTSSSGTPQMQAWVQGAIAKISNPADGVSNPTPNPPITGPPSFMPISVNTGTFPGTPAVRLIGDCHFLHRLCQLLLFCFFFRRAQLPRYAGGAHRTADANAQKPQPNASAPGNVDEVAKPVSTVVKSDDGQTNRIGQVVPGAKGSEEPTSGRSRIGTGNAGQGYTFEEVKVLFLILMDLCRRTSGLQHPLPVSQVGSSNIQVRLHYIDGNYTVLPEVVEASLGPHMQNMPRPRGTDAAGLLLRELELHPPAEEWHRRNMFGGLSSDPNDVGPANKLVSSSPRDLSSLENCDVYHGAHAIWPRKRRMSEREAAFGLNSSVGLGGYLGIMGSRRDVVTALWKTGLEGVWYKCIRCLRQTCAFTSPGSTNPPSQNDREIWWISRWTHGCPICGGTWVRVV, encoded by the exons ATGAGTGGCGACAAGATATTGCAGTTGTTACAAAGTGGCTATCAGGGGTGTCTCTG GTGGCTTTCATCTAAGTCTAGCGGTGCTGCCAATTCGAAGTCAATATTTGAGGAAAAGTTTCTTTCACAGCAGTCTCAAACCTCAG CTAGATGGCCCAATTTTCTTTGTGTATGTTCTGTGTTCTCATCAGGCTCGGTTCAACTTCACTGGTCACCGTGGCCTCATTGCCAGAATACAGCACCAGCTAGATGGTTTTGCACTAGTAAAGGGCTACTGGGTTGTGGACCCAGTGGCATTATGGATGCTGATGCTATCATCACGGACAGTGGTGCCATGCATGTCGCAGGTGTGCCAATTGTGAATCCATCCACCGTTGTTGTTTGGGAGGTTATGCCTGGTCCTGGAAATGGTTTCCAAGCAACTCCGAAGACAAGTATCAATAACTGTGCCCCACCTCTTAGTCCACCAAACTGGAGCGGATTTGCCCCATTAGCTGCCTATTTGTTTAGTTGGCAAGATTATCTGATATCTGAAGAAAAGCGAGGGAAAAAGCTAACTGACCAAAATATTGGGGATTCTATACCACTTCACTGCTCCCCAGTTTCGAATTTTTCAGCATATGTGAGTCCTGAAGCTGCAGCGCAATCTTCTGCAGCCACGACATGGGGCTCTGGTGTAACAGCAGTAGCCTTTGATCCAACTCGAGGTGGCTCCGTGATAGCTGTTGTGATTATTGAGG GACAGTACATGTCCCCTTATGATCCAGATGAGGGGCCATCAGTTACAGGGTGGAGAGTGCAACGCTGGGAATCATCTTTACAACATGTTGTCCTCCATCCAATATTTGGAAACCCTACTTCCAGTATGGGTGGACAGCCTCCTATGCAAACTGTTTGGCAGTCCAAAGTGGACCTGAGCATTCCCCCAACAAATGACTTCAAAAATCATCGAACACATGCAGTTGGAATGAAAACTAATGTGCAAAAGGTATCCGAATCTAGTTTTAAAGGGGTAACTTTTGATCCTTTTGATCTTCCAAGTGATGTTAGGACACTTGCCCGTGTTGTTTATGCTGCTCATGGTGGTGAAATTGCCATTGCTTTTCTTCGGGGTGGAGTCCACATATTTTCTGGTCCAAATTTTGCACCTGTAGACAACTTTCAGATTACTGTAGGATCTGCAATTGCTGCTCCTGCGTTTTCTTCAACGAGTTGCTGTTTAGCTTCTGTTTGGCATGACACATGCAAGGATCAAACAATATTGAAAATAATCCGGGTTCTTCCTCCTGCTATCCCAACTAGTCAAGTAAAGGCCAACTCTTCAACATGGGAGCGTGCAATTGCTGAAAG GTTTTGGTGGAGCCTTTTGGTTGGAGTTGATTGGTGGGATGCTGTGGGCTGTACACAGAGTGCGGCTGAAGATGGTATTG tttCGCTAAACAGCATTATTGCAGTCTTGGATGCAgatttccattctcttccttCTGCTCAGCACAGACAGCAGTATTGTCCT AGTCTAGATAGGATAAAGTGTAGGCTACTTGAAGGAGCCAATGCTCAAGAGGTCAGGGCAATGGTTCTGGATATGCAAGCTAGGTTGTTGTTGGATATGCTTGGTAAGGGAATTGAGTCTGCTTTAATAGATCCTTCAGTTTTAGTGCCTGATCCTTGGCAAGTATCTAGTGATACACTATCGAGAATTGATGCCCAAGCTGTATCTGTTGAACCAGCACTAATGCCAAGTATTCAG GCCTATGTCGATTCTGTACTTGATCTGGCTTCACATTTTATCACACGGTTGCGGCGTTATGCAAGTTTCTGTCGTACATTAGCAACTCATGCTGTGACTGCAGGGACTGCTAGTAACCGAAATATTGTTCCTAGTCCTGCTGCCCAAAGTTCTGCAACTGCTGCACCTAGTCAAG GAGCACAAAATGGGACTACCAGTTCTAGTGGAACCCCACAGATGCAAGCTTGGGTACAAGGTGCTATTGCCAAGATTAGTAATCCAGCTGATGGTGTGTCGAACCCAACTCCTAACCCTCCAATCACTGGTCCTCCGTCATTTATGCCCATTAGTGTTAACACAGGAACTTTTCCCGGAACACCTGCAGTTAGGCTTATTGGGGACTGTCACTTCCTTCATAGATTATGCCAACTTTTGCTCTTCTGTTTTTTCTTTCGACGAGCACAACTCCCCCGCTATGCTGGTGGTGCGCATAGAACCGCTGATGCAAATGCACAGAAACCTCAACCTAATGCTTCTGCTCCAGGCAACGTGGATGAGGTTGCAAAACCAGTGTCAACTGTAGTTAAGTCTGATGATGGTCAGACAAATCGAATTGGTCAGGTTGTGCCTGGGGCAAAAGGAAGTGAAGAACCAACTTCTGGGCGGTCAAGAATTGGTACTGGAAATGCTGGTCAAGGATATACGTTTGAGGAG GTCAAAGTTCTTTTTCTCATTCTTATGGATCTCTGTCGGCGAACTTCTGGGCTGCAACATCCGTTACCAGTTTCTCAGGTGGGAAGCAGCAACATTCAGGTTCGGCTGCATTATATTGATGGGAACTACACTGTACTGCCAGAAGTTGTGGAAGCATCCCTTGGCCCACACATGCAG AACATGCCCCGTCCTCGAGGTACAGATGCTGCTGGTCTTCTACTACGCGAGCTAGAACTCCACCCTCCAGCAGAGGAGTGGCATAGACGGAATATGTTTGGTGGACTTTCGTCTGATCCAAATGATGTGGGTCCTGCAAATAAACTTGTTAGTTCAAGTCCACGTGATTTGAGCTCATTGGAAAATTGTGATGTCTACCATGGAGCCCATGCCATATGGCCTCGCAAGCGCAGGATGTCTGAACGAGAAGCAGCTTTTGGGTTGAATTCTTCCGTTGGTCTGGGAGGATATCTTGGTATAATGGGATCTCGAAGAGACGTCGTTACTGCATTATGGAAGACTGGGCTTGAAGGGGTCTGGTACAAG TGCATAAGATGTCTGCGGCAGACCTGTGCTTTCACGTCGCCGGGTTCAACCAACCCTCCTAGTCAAAATGACCGGGAGATCTGGTGGATCAGCCGCTGGACTCATGGGTGCCCAATATGTGGCGGAACGTGGGTCCGAGTTGTATAG
- the LOC130956548 gene encoding mediator of RNA polymerase II transcription subunit 16-like isoform X2, with the protein MNQVGGTKGPVVEVVEDEEPEAVAEAQEKNEAVELSSEQKQPPMENPMEEDSVTTTPATVFCIRLKQPKSLLLHKMSVPEVCRNFSAVSWCGKLNAIACASETCARIPSSTANPPFWIPIHIVIPERPTECAVFDVLADSPRDSVQFIEWSPTCCPRALLIANFHGRVTIWTQPSQGPANLVRDTSYWQLEYEWRQDIAVVTKWLSGVSLYRWLSSKSSGAANSKSIFEEKFLSQQSQTSARWPNFLCVCSVFSSGSVQLHWSPWPHCQNTAPARWFCTSKGLLGCGPSGIMDADAIITDSGAMHVAGVPIVNPSTVVVWEVMPGPGNGFQATPKTSINNCAPPLSPPNWSGFAPLAAYLFSWQDYLISEEKRGKKLTDQNIGDSIPLHCSPVSNFSAYVSPEAAAQSSAATTWGSGVTAVAFDPTRGGSVIAVVIIEGQYMSPYDPDEGPSVTGWRVQRWESSLQHVVLHPIFGNPTSSMGGQPPMQTVWQSKVDLSIPPTNDFKNHRTHAVGMKTNVQKVSESSFKGVTFDPFDLPSDVRTLARVVYAAHGGEIAIAFLRGGVHIFSGPNFAPVDNFQITVGSAIAAPAFSSTSCCLASVWHDTCKDQTILKIIRVLPPAIPTSQVKANSSTWERAIAERFWWSLLVGVDWWDAVGCTQSAAEDGIVLDADFHSLPSAQHRQQYCPSLDRIKCRLLEGANAQEVRAMVLDMQARLLLDMLGKGIESALIDPSVLVPDPWQVSSDTLSRIDAQAVSVEPALMPSIQAYVDSVLDLASHFITRLRRYASFCRTLATHAVTAGTASNRNIVPSPAAQSSATAAPSQGAQNGTTSSSGTPQMQAWVQGAIAKISNPADGVSNPTPNPPITGPPSFMPISVNTGTFPGTPAVRLIGDCHFLHRLCQLLLFCFFFRRAQLPRYAGGAHRTADANAQKPQPNASAPGNVDEVAKPVSTVVKSDDGQTNRIGQVVPGAKGSEEPTSGRSRIGTGNAGQGYTFEEVKVLFLILMDLCRRTSGLQHPLPVSQVGSSNIQVRLHYIDGNYTVLPEVVEASLGPHMQNMPRPRGTDAAGLLLRELELHPPAEEWHRRNMFGGLSSDPNDVGPANKLVSSSPRDLSSLENCDVYHGAHAIWPRKRRMSEREAAFGLNSSVGLGGYLGIMGSRRDVVTALWKTGLEGVWYKCIRCLRQTCAFTSPGSTNPPSQNDREIWWISRWTHGCPICGGTWVRVV; encoded by the exons ATGAATCAAGTTGGTGGGACAAAGGGCCCAGTGGTGGAGGTCGTGGAGGACGAGGAGCCGGAGGCTGTGGCTGAGGCTCAAGAGAAGAATGAAGCAGTGGAATTGAGTAGTGAACAGAAGCAGCCACCTATGGAGAATCCAATGGAGGAAGACTCAGTCACTACCACCCCTGCTACAGTTTTTTGCATTAGGCTTAAGCAACCAAAGTCCCTTTTGCTCCACAAGATGAGTGTCCCTGAAGTTTGCCGCAATTTCAG TGCAGTTTCCTGGTGTGGAAAACTGAATGCTATAGCTTGTGCCTCTGAAACATGTGCTAGAATTCCCAG CTCAACTGCAAATCCACCATTTTGGATCCCTATACATATTGTGATCCCAGAGAGGCCTACTGAATGTGCAGTATTCGATGTCCTAGCAG ATTCTCCTCGTGATTCTGTACAGTTTATTGAGTGGTCCCCTACTTGTTGTCCCCGTGCATTATTGATAGCTAATTTTCATGGGAGGGTAACTATTTGGACTCAACCATCTCAA GGGCCAGCTAATCTTGTACGTGATACTAGCTACTGGCAGCTTGAGTATGAGTGGCGACAAGATATTGCAGTTGTTACAAAGTGGCTATCAGGGGTGTCTCTG TATAGGTGGCTTTCATCTAAGTCTAGCGGTGCTGCCAATTCGAAGTCAATATTTGAGGAAAAGTTTCTTTCACAGCAGTCTCAAACCTCAG CTAGATGGCCCAATTTTCTTTGTGTATGTTCTGTGTTCTCATCAGGCTCGGTTCAACTTCACTGGTCACCGTGGCCTCATTGCCAGAATACAGCACCAGCTAGATGGTTTTGCACTAGTAAAGGGCTACTGGGTTGTGGACCCAGTGGCATTATGGATGCTGATGCTATCATCACGGACAGTGGTGCCATGCATGTCGCAGGTGTGCCAATTGTGAATCCATCCACCGTTGTTGTTTGGGAGGTTATGCCTGGTCCTGGAAATGGTTTCCAAGCAACTCCGAAGACAAGTATCAATAACTGTGCCCCACCTCTTAGTCCACCAAACTGGAGCGGATTTGCCCCATTAGCTGCCTATTTGTTTAGTTGGCAAGATTATCTGATATCTGAAGAAAAGCGAGGGAAAAAGCTAACTGACCAAAATATTGGGGATTCTATACCACTTCACTGCTCCCCAGTTTCGAATTTTTCAGCATATGTGAGTCCTGAAGCTGCAGCGCAATCTTCTGCAGCCACGACATGGGGCTCTGGTGTAACAGCAGTAGCCTTTGATCCAACTCGAGGTGGCTCCGTGATAGCTGTTGTGATTATTGAGG GACAGTACATGTCCCCTTATGATCCAGATGAGGGGCCATCAGTTACAGGGTGGAGAGTGCAACGCTGGGAATCATCTTTACAACATGTTGTCCTCCATCCAATATTTGGAAACCCTACTTCCAGTATGGGTGGACAGCCTCCTATGCAAACTGTTTGGCAGTCCAAAGTGGACCTGAGCATTCCCCCAACAAATGACTTCAAAAATCATCGAACACATGCAGTTGGAATGAAAACTAATGTGCAAAAGGTATCCGAATCTAGTTTTAAAGGGGTAACTTTTGATCCTTTTGATCTTCCAAGTGATGTTAGGACACTTGCCCGTGTTGTTTATGCTGCTCATGGTGGTGAAATTGCCATTGCTTTTCTTCGGGGTGGAGTCCACATATTTTCTGGTCCAAATTTTGCACCTGTAGACAACTTTCAGATTACTGTAGGATCTGCAATTGCTGCTCCTGCGTTTTCTTCAACGAGTTGCTGTTTAGCTTCTGTTTGGCATGACACATGCAAGGATCAAACAATATTGAAAATAATCCGGGTTCTTCCTCCTGCTATCCCAACTAGTCAAGTAAAGGCCAACTCTTCAACATGGGAGCGTGCAATTGCTGAAAG GTTTTGGTGGAGCCTTTTGGTTGGAGTTGATTGGTGGGATGCTGTGGGCTGTACACAGAGTGCGGCTGAAGATGGTATTG TCTTGGATGCAgatttccattctcttccttCTGCTCAGCACAGACAGCAGTATTGTCCT AGTCTAGATAGGATAAAGTGTAGGCTACTTGAAGGAGCCAATGCTCAAGAGGTCAGGGCAATGGTTCTGGATATGCAAGCTAGGTTGTTGTTGGATATGCTTGGTAAGGGAATTGAGTCTGCTTTAATAGATCCTTCAGTTTTAGTGCCTGATCCTTGGCAAGTATCTAGTGATACACTATCGAGAATTGATGCCCAAGCTGTATCTGTTGAACCAGCACTAATGCCAAGTATTCAG GCCTATGTCGATTCTGTACTTGATCTGGCTTCACATTTTATCACACGGTTGCGGCGTTATGCAAGTTTCTGTCGTACATTAGCAACTCATGCTGTGACTGCAGGGACTGCTAGTAACCGAAATATTGTTCCTAGTCCTGCTGCCCAAAGTTCTGCAACTGCTGCACCTAGTCAAG GAGCACAAAATGGGACTACCAGTTCTAGTGGAACCCCACAGATGCAAGCTTGGGTACAAGGTGCTATTGCCAAGATTAGTAATCCAGCTGATGGTGTGTCGAACCCAACTCCTAACCCTCCAATCACTGGTCCTCCGTCATTTATGCCCATTAGTGTTAACACAGGAACTTTTCCCGGAACACCTGCAGTTAGGCTTATTGGGGACTGTCACTTCCTTCATAGATTATGCCAACTTTTGCTCTTCTGTTTTTTCTTTCGACGAGCACAACTCCCCCGCTATGCTGGTGGTGCGCATAGAACCGCTGATGCAAATGCACAGAAACCTCAACCTAATGCTTCTGCTCCAGGCAACGTGGATGAGGTTGCAAAACCAGTGTCAACTGTAGTTAAGTCTGATGATGGTCAGACAAATCGAATTGGTCAGGTTGTGCCTGGGGCAAAAGGAAGTGAAGAACCAACTTCTGGGCGGTCAAGAATTGGTACTGGAAATGCTGGTCAAGGATATACGTTTGAGGAG GTCAAAGTTCTTTTTCTCATTCTTATGGATCTCTGTCGGCGAACTTCTGGGCTGCAACATCCGTTACCAGTTTCTCAGGTGGGAAGCAGCAACATTCAGGTTCGGCTGCATTATATTGATGGGAACTACACTGTACTGCCAGAAGTTGTGGAAGCATCCCTTGGCCCACACATGCAG AACATGCCCCGTCCTCGAGGTACAGATGCTGCTGGTCTTCTACTACGCGAGCTAGAACTCCACCCTCCAGCAGAGGAGTGGCATAGACGGAATATGTTTGGTGGACTTTCGTCTGATCCAAATGATGTGGGTCCTGCAAATAAACTTGTTAGTTCAAGTCCACGTGATTTGAGCTCATTGGAAAATTGTGATGTCTACCATGGAGCCCATGCCATATGGCCTCGCAAGCGCAGGATGTCTGAACGAGAAGCAGCTTTTGGGTTGAATTCTTCCGTTGGTCTGGGAGGATATCTTGGTATAATGGGATCTCGAAGAGACGTCGTTACTGCATTATGGAAGACTGGGCTTGAAGGGGTCTGGTACAAG TGCATAAGATGTCTGCGGCAGACCTGTGCTTTCACGTCGCCGGGTTCAACCAACCCTCCTAGTCAAAATGACCGGGAGATCTGGTGGATCAGCCGCTGGACTCATGGGTGCCCAATATGTGGCGGAACGTGGGTCCGAGTTGTATAG
- the LOC130956548 gene encoding mediator of RNA polymerase II transcription subunit 16-like isoform X1: MNQVGGTKGPVVEVVEDEEPEAVAEAQEKNEAVELSSEQKQPPMENPMEEDSVTTTPATVFCIRLKQPKSLLLHKMSVPEVCRNFSAVSWCGKLNAIACASETCARIPSSTANPPFWIPIHIVIPERPTECAVFDVLADSPRDSVQFIEWSPTCCPRALLIANFHGRVTIWTQPSQGPANLVRDTSYWQLEYEWRQDIAVVTKWLSGVSLYRWLSSKSSGAANSKSIFEEKFLSQQSQTSARWPNFLCVCSVFSSGSVQLHWSPWPHCQNTAPARWFCTSKGLLGCGPSGIMDADAIITDSGAMHVAGVPIVNPSTVVVWEVMPGPGNGFQATPKTSINNCAPPLSPPNWSGFAPLAAYLFSWQDYLISEEKRGKKLTDQNIGDSIPLHCSPVSNFSAYVSPEAAAQSSAATTWGSGVTAVAFDPTRGGSVIAVVIIEGQYMSPYDPDEGPSVTGWRVQRWESSLQHVVLHPIFGNPTSSMGGQPPMQTVWQSKVDLSIPPTNDFKNHRTHAVGMKTNVQKVSESSFKGVTFDPFDLPSDVRTLARVVYAAHGGEIAIAFLRGGVHIFSGPNFAPVDNFQITVGSAIAAPAFSSTSCCLASVWHDTCKDQTILKIIRVLPPAIPTSQVKANSSTWERAIAERFWWSLLVGVDWWDAVGCTQSAAEDGIVSLNSIIAVLDADFHSLPSAQHRQQYCPSLDRIKCRLLEGANAQEVRAMVLDMQARLLLDMLGKGIESALIDPSVLVPDPWQVSSDTLSRIDAQAVSVEPALMPSIQAYVDSVLDLASHFITRLRRYASFCRTLATHAVTAGTASNRNIVPSPAAQSSATAAPSQGAQNGTTSSSGTPQMQAWVQGAIAKISNPADGVSNPTPNPPITGPPSFMPISVNTGTFPGTPAVRLIGDCHFLHRLCQLLLFCFFFRRAQLPRYAGGAHRTADANAQKPQPNASAPGNVDEVAKPVSTVVKSDDGQTNRIGQVVPGAKGSEEPTSGRSRIGTGNAGQGYTFEEVKVLFLILMDLCRRTSGLQHPLPVSQVGSSNIQVRLHYIDGNYTVLPEVVEASLGPHMQNMPRPRGTDAAGLLLRELELHPPAEEWHRRNMFGGLSSDPNDVGPANKLVSSSPRDLSSLENCDVYHGAHAIWPRKRRMSEREAAFGLNSSVGLGGYLGIMGSRRDVVTALWKTGLEGVWYKCIRCLRQTCAFTSPGSTNPPSQNDREIWWISRWTHGCPICGGTWVRVV; encoded by the exons ATGAATCAAGTTGGTGGGACAAAGGGCCCAGTGGTGGAGGTCGTGGAGGACGAGGAGCCGGAGGCTGTGGCTGAGGCTCAAGAGAAGAATGAAGCAGTGGAATTGAGTAGTGAACAGAAGCAGCCACCTATGGAGAATCCAATGGAGGAAGACTCAGTCACTACCACCCCTGCTACAGTTTTTTGCATTAGGCTTAAGCAACCAAAGTCCCTTTTGCTCCACAAGATGAGTGTCCCTGAAGTTTGCCGCAATTTCAG TGCAGTTTCCTGGTGTGGAAAACTGAATGCTATAGCTTGTGCCTCTGAAACATGTGCTAGAATTCCCAG CTCAACTGCAAATCCACCATTTTGGATCCCTATACATATTGTGATCCCAGAGAGGCCTACTGAATGTGCAGTATTCGATGTCCTAGCAG ATTCTCCTCGTGATTCTGTACAGTTTATTGAGTGGTCCCCTACTTGTTGTCCCCGTGCATTATTGATAGCTAATTTTCATGGGAGGGTAACTATTTGGACTCAACCATCTCAA GGGCCAGCTAATCTTGTACGTGATACTAGCTACTGGCAGCTTGAGTATGAGTGGCGACAAGATATTGCAGTTGTTACAAAGTGGCTATCAGGGGTGTCTCTG TATAGGTGGCTTTCATCTAAGTCTAGCGGTGCTGCCAATTCGAAGTCAATATTTGAGGAAAAGTTTCTTTCACAGCAGTCTCAAACCTCAG CTAGATGGCCCAATTTTCTTTGTGTATGTTCTGTGTTCTCATCAGGCTCGGTTCAACTTCACTGGTCACCGTGGCCTCATTGCCAGAATACAGCACCAGCTAGATGGTTTTGCACTAGTAAAGGGCTACTGGGTTGTGGACCCAGTGGCATTATGGATGCTGATGCTATCATCACGGACAGTGGTGCCATGCATGTCGCAGGTGTGCCAATTGTGAATCCATCCACCGTTGTTGTTTGGGAGGTTATGCCTGGTCCTGGAAATGGTTTCCAAGCAACTCCGAAGACAAGTATCAATAACTGTGCCCCACCTCTTAGTCCACCAAACTGGAGCGGATTTGCCCCATTAGCTGCCTATTTGTTTAGTTGGCAAGATTATCTGATATCTGAAGAAAAGCGAGGGAAAAAGCTAACTGACCAAAATATTGGGGATTCTATACCACTTCACTGCTCCCCAGTTTCGAATTTTTCAGCATATGTGAGTCCTGAAGCTGCAGCGCAATCTTCTGCAGCCACGACATGGGGCTCTGGTGTAACAGCAGTAGCCTTTGATCCAACTCGAGGTGGCTCCGTGATAGCTGTTGTGATTATTGAGG GACAGTACATGTCCCCTTATGATCCAGATGAGGGGCCATCAGTTACAGGGTGGAGAGTGCAACGCTGGGAATCATCTTTACAACATGTTGTCCTCCATCCAATATTTGGAAACCCTACTTCCAGTATGGGTGGACAGCCTCCTATGCAAACTGTTTGGCAGTCCAAAGTGGACCTGAGCATTCCCCCAACAAATGACTTCAAAAATCATCGAACACATGCAGTTGGAATGAAAACTAATGTGCAAAAGGTATCCGAATCTAGTTTTAAAGGGGTAACTTTTGATCCTTTTGATCTTCCAAGTGATGTTAGGACACTTGCCCGTGTTGTTTATGCTGCTCATGGTGGTGAAATTGCCATTGCTTTTCTTCGGGGTGGAGTCCACATATTTTCTGGTCCAAATTTTGCACCTGTAGACAACTTTCAGATTACTGTAGGATCTGCAATTGCTGCTCCTGCGTTTTCTTCAACGAGTTGCTGTTTAGCTTCTGTTTGGCATGACACATGCAAGGATCAAACAATATTGAAAATAATCCGGGTTCTTCCTCCTGCTATCCCAACTAGTCAAGTAAAGGCCAACTCTTCAACATGGGAGCGTGCAATTGCTGAAAG GTTTTGGTGGAGCCTTTTGGTTGGAGTTGATTGGTGGGATGCTGTGGGCTGTACACAGAGTGCGGCTGAAGATGGTATTG tttCGCTAAACAGCATTATTGCAGTCTTGGATGCAgatttccattctcttccttCTGCTCAGCACAGACAGCAGTATTGTCCT AGTCTAGATAGGATAAAGTGTAGGCTACTTGAAGGAGCCAATGCTCAAGAGGTCAGGGCAATGGTTCTGGATATGCAAGCTAGGTTGTTGTTGGATATGCTTGGTAAGGGAATTGAGTCTGCTTTAATAGATCCTTCAGTTTTAGTGCCTGATCCTTGGCAAGTATCTAGTGATACACTATCGAGAATTGATGCCCAAGCTGTATCTGTTGAACCAGCACTAATGCCAAGTATTCAG GCCTATGTCGATTCTGTACTTGATCTGGCTTCACATTTTATCACACGGTTGCGGCGTTATGCAAGTTTCTGTCGTACATTAGCAACTCATGCTGTGACTGCAGGGACTGCTAGTAACCGAAATATTGTTCCTAGTCCTGCTGCCCAAAGTTCTGCAACTGCTGCACCTAGTCAAG GAGCACAAAATGGGACTACCAGTTCTAGTGGAACCCCACAGATGCAAGCTTGGGTACAAGGTGCTATTGCCAAGATTAGTAATCCAGCTGATGGTGTGTCGAACCCAACTCCTAACCCTCCAATCACTGGTCCTCCGTCATTTATGCCCATTAGTGTTAACACAGGAACTTTTCCCGGAACACCTGCAGTTAGGCTTATTGGGGACTGTCACTTCCTTCATAGATTATGCCAACTTTTGCTCTTCTGTTTTTTCTTTCGACGAGCACAACTCCCCCGCTATGCTGGTGGTGCGCATAGAACCGCTGATGCAAATGCACAGAAACCTCAACCTAATGCTTCTGCTCCAGGCAACGTGGATGAGGTTGCAAAACCAGTGTCAACTGTAGTTAAGTCTGATGATGGTCAGACAAATCGAATTGGTCAGGTTGTGCCTGGGGCAAAAGGAAGTGAAGAACCAACTTCTGGGCGGTCAAGAATTGGTACTGGAAATGCTGGTCAAGGATATACGTTTGAGGAG GTCAAAGTTCTTTTTCTCATTCTTATGGATCTCTGTCGGCGAACTTCTGGGCTGCAACATCCGTTACCAGTTTCTCAGGTGGGAAGCAGCAACATTCAGGTTCGGCTGCATTATATTGATGGGAACTACACTGTACTGCCAGAAGTTGTGGAAGCATCCCTTGGCCCACACATGCAG AACATGCCCCGTCCTCGAGGTACAGATGCTGCTGGTCTTCTACTACGCGAGCTAGAACTCCACCCTCCAGCAGAGGAGTGGCATAGACGGAATATGTTTGGTGGACTTTCGTCTGATCCAAATGATGTGGGTCCTGCAAATAAACTTGTTAGTTCAAGTCCACGTGATTTGAGCTCATTGGAAAATTGTGATGTCTACCATGGAGCCCATGCCATATGGCCTCGCAAGCGCAGGATGTCTGAACGAGAAGCAGCTTTTGGGTTGAATTCTTCCGTTGGTCTGGGAGGATATCTTGGTATAATGGGATCTCGAAGAGACGTCGTTACTGCATTATGGAAGACTGGGCTTGAAGGGGTCTGGTACAAG TGCATAAGATGTCTGCGGCAGACCTGTGCTTTCACGTCGCCGGGTTCAACCAACCCTCCTAGTCAAAATGACCGGGAGATCTGGTGGATCAGCCGCTGGACTCATGGGTGCCCAATATGTGGCGGAACGTGGGTCCGAGTTGTATAG